A genomic window from Camarhynchus parvulus chromosome 27, STF_HiC, whole genome shotgun sequence includes:
- the LOC115914058 gene encoding somatotropin has translation MAPGSWLSPLAIAVIALGLQWPQAAATFPAMPLSSLFANAVLRAQHLHLLAAETYKEFERSYIPEDQRHTNKNSQVAYCYSETIPAPTGKEDAQQKSDMELLRFSLVLIQSWLTPVQYLSKVFTNNLVFGTSDRVYEKLKDLEEGIQALMRELEERSPRGLQVLKPTYEKFELHLRGEDALVKNYGLLSCFKKDLHKVETYLKVMRCRRYGEGNCAL, from the exons TCCTCTGGCCATTGCTGTGATTGCCCTGGGACTGCAGTGGCCACAGGCAGCTGCCACCTTCCCGGCCATGCCCCTGTCCAGCCTGTTTGCCAACGCTGTGCTGAGGGCTCAGCACCTTCacctcctggctgctgagacCTACAAGGAGTTT GAACGCAGCTACATCCCAGAGGACCAAAGGCACACCAACAAAAACTCCCAGGTAGCCTACTGCTACTCAGAaaccatccctgctcccacGGGGAAGGAGGATGCCCAGCAGAAATCG GACATGGAGCTTCTCCGGTTTTCCCTGGTTCTCATCCAGTCCTGGCTGACCCCAGTGCAGTACCTGAGCAAGGTGTTCACAAACAACTTGGTTTTTGGCACCTCAGACAGGGTGTATGAAAAGCTAAAGGACCTGGAAGAAGGGATACAAGCTCTGATGAGG gagctggaggagcggAGCCCGCGGGGTCTGCAGGTGCTCAAACCCACCTACGAGAAATTCGAGCTCCACCTGCGCGGCGAGGACGCGCTGGTCAAGAACTACGGGCTGCTGTCGTGCTTCAAAAAGGACCTGCACAAGGTGGAGACCTACCTGAAGGTGATGAGGTGCCGGCGCTACGGAGAGGGGAACTGCGCCCTCTGA